Proteins encoded within one genomic window of Panacibacter microcysteis:
- a CDS encoding sugar phosphate isomerase/epimerase family protein, whose protein sequence is MNNRRKFLQQTMLGAAAMFVKPSLFAAAKDAGLKISLAEWSLHRALQSGKLDHLDFPATAKNDFGIDAVEYVNGFFGGKKMHFKEAGKNAAYLKELLRRSKDAGVYNHLLMIDDEGSLALPGDKQRLQAVDNHKKWIEAAALLGCKTIRVNLHGSGDSDDKKTASVDSLSRLCEFAAPMNINVVVENHGSDSSKGFWLADVMKQVGKPNVGTLPDFGNFCISHPWGTTQGGCKDEYDRYKGVAEMLPYAKGVSAKTYDFDSNGNQPLMDYDRLMKIVKDAGFKGYIGVEFEGNTQDEAEGIRKTKTLVEKYL, encoded by the coding sequence ATGAATAACAGAAGAAAGTTCCTGCAACAGACAATGTTAGGCGCAGCCGCAATGTTTGTAAAGCCATCTTTATTTGCCGCTGCCAAAGATGCGGGACTAAAAATTTCTTTGGCTGAGTGGTCTTTACACAGGGCACTGCAGTCTGGAAAGCTTGACCACCTTGATTTTCCGGCAACGGCAAAAAATGATTTCGGGATTGATGCTGTGGAATATGTGAATGGATTTTTTGGTGGTAAAAAAATGCATTTTAAAGAAGCCGGAAAAAATGCTGCTTATTTGAAGGAATTGCTCAGGCGTAGTAAGGATGCCGGTGTATACAACCATCTTTTAATGATTGACGACGAAGGATCGCTGGCGCTGCCTGGTGATAAACAACGTTTACAGGCAGTAGATAATCATAAAAAATGGATAGAGGCCGCGGCACTGCTTGGTTGCAAAACGATCAGGGTAAACCTGCATGGCTCCGGCGACAGCGATGATAAAAAAACTGCTTCGGTAGATTCGCTTTCAAGGCTATGCGAATTTGCAGCTCCAATGAATATAAACGTAGTGGTAGAAAACCACGGCAGCGACTCTTCAAAAGGTTTTTGGCTGGCCGATGTAATGAAACAGGTTGGTAAGCCTAATGTAGGTACCCTGCCCGATTTTGGTAATTTTTGTATTTCGCACCCCTGGGGCACAACACAGGGTGGCTGTAAAGACGAATATGACCGTTACAAAGGTGTTGCAGAAATGCTGCCCTATGCAAAAGGCGTAAGTGCGAAAACCTACGATTTTGACAGTAACGGGAACCAACCATTAATGGATTACGACAGGTTGATGAAAATTGTAAAAGATGCAGGTTTTAAAGGTTACATCGGTGTGGAGTTTGAAGGCAATACACAGGATGAAGCGGAGGGTATCCGCAAGACAAAAACATTGGTAGAAAAATACCTGTAG
- a CDS encoding bestrophin family protein, producing the protein MLIVRNIRITRILKNTWQVDIIMLITCSLVYFFHNEFVKYHIEIPAIVPTVMGTAIAFFIGFNNNQAYDRWWEARKIWGAIVNDSRSWARSVMSYVQQGNDGAAIAPVQQRLVYRHLAFLYALKAALRGADTNGYTRYLTDDEAEHIRSYTNTHNILLQWQSRDLKMLLANNSIDGFRFIQMDSLLTKFSDEMGMSERIKKTVFPTTYSYLTKVFIWIFVVAIAFVTSQTMGPWSIFISWLLSFIFVSTQINGMSLVDPFENNVAGIPLNQITRNIEIDLLQMLGEEDIPAPITPVNGEYVL; encoded by the coding sequence ATGCTAATTGTTAGAAATATACGCATCACCAGGATATTAAAGAATACATGGCAGGTAGATATTATTATGCTCATAACCTGCTCGCTTGTTTACTTTTTTCACAACGAGTTTGTCAAGTACCATATAGAAATACCCGCTATTGTACCAACTGTTATGGGTACAGCTATTGCCTTCTTTATAGGTTTTAACAATAACCAGGCATATGACCGCTGGTGGGAGGCACGTAAAATATGGGGCGCAATTGTAAATGACTCCCGCTCATGGGCCAGAAGTGTAATGAGCTATGTACAGCAAGGCAATGATGGTGCAGCAATTGCACCTGTACAGCAAAGGCTGGTTTATCGTCATCTTGCTTTTTTGTATGCATTAAAAGCGGCCTTGCGTGGTGCAGACACAAACGGTTATACAAGGTATCTGACAGATGATGAAGCAGAACACATTCGCAGCTACACCAATACACACAATATACTGTTGCAGTGGCAATCCCGGGATTTAAAGATGTTGCTCGCCAACAACAGCATCGATGGTTTTCGTTTTATACAAATGGATAGCCTGCTCACAAAATTTTCTGATGAAATGGGTATGAGTGAAAGAATCAAGAAAACCGTTTTCCCTACAACATACAGCTATCTTACCAAGGTCTTTATCTGGATTTTTGTGGTGGCAATTGCTTTTGTAACCAGCCAAACCATGGGGCCATGGTCAATTTTCATTAGCTGGCTGCTCAGTTTCATTTTTGTATCTACACAGATCAATGGTATGAGTCTTGTTGACCCTTTTGAAAATAACGTGGCAGGCATACCACTCAACCAGATCACCAGGAACATAGAAATAGATCTGCTGCAAATGTTGGGCGAAGAAGATATTCCTGCACCGATTACGCCTGTAAATGGAGAATATGTATTATAA
- a CDS encoding DUF4397 domain-containing protein, with amino-acid sequence MIKRLNYLLVALSAVLLFSCSKNDTPPQPLPTAFFVIQASPDAPNTDVYINSQLSLQNIPYGTDTGYAYALPGNYEFKVAETGKTTYYVTKAFSFDTAKLYSVYFIDSASRMKAVAVDDNFSTPNVDSVQIRYLDFSPNLIVHNVKFTNTTTSQVYEETGRSFNDQATNTDRQKFVTLKAGTYKVEFFLIGSGTPFKTIDALELKSQKAYTLYMKGFYNTVGTSGLNHAVIQHLL; translated from the coding sequence ATGATCAAACGACTTAACTATTTGCTTGTTGCCCTGTCTGCTGTACTGCTGTTTAGTTGTTCAAAAAATGATACTCCTCCACAACCTTTGCCTACCGCATTTTTTGTAATACAAGCTTCGCCTGATGCGCCAAACACGGATGTTTACATCAACAGCCAGCTCTCACTGCAAAATATTCCTTACGGCACAGACACGGGTTACGCGTATGCATTGCCGGGTAACTACGAGTTTAAAGTAGCTGAAACAGGTAAAACAACTTACTATGTAACCAAGGCATTCAGTTTCGATACGGCAAAACTATACAGCGTGTATTTTATCGATTCTGCCAGCCGCATGAAAGCCGTAGCAGTTGACGATAATTTTTCTACGCCAAATGTAGACTCTGTGCAGATTCGTTACCTTGATTTTAGTCCAAACCTTATTGTGCACAATGTAAAATTCACTAACACCACCACTTCGCAGGTGTACGAAGAAACAGGCCGGTCATTCAACGACCAGGCCACAAACACCGACCGCCAGAAATTTGTAACGCTAAAAGCAGGAACATATAAAGTAGAATTTTTCCTTATCGGCAGCGGCACACCTTTCAAAACCATCGATGCGCTGGAGTTGAAATCTCAAAAAGCATACACGCTTTACATGAAGGGTTTCTATAACACGGTTGGCACAAGTGGCCTCAACCATGCGGTTATCCAGCATTTGTTGTAG
- a CDS encoding Ldh family oxidoreductase: MEHVFFYGDLFNFTYAVFKAMGCADADAHTATTALIAADIRGIDSHGVARLSGYVRLWEAKRINTTPQIKVVHETPSTAVVDGDRGLGLVVAPKAMQLAIDKAKNAGTGWVSVKNSNHFGIAGYHAMMALQHDMVGMAMTNASALVAPTFSIERMLGTNPIAVAIPAGTQPAFVADFATTTAANGKLEILQRKHADTPVGWVQDKDGHASVDANALKTGGALLPLGSDREHGSHKGYALGSIVDIFSAVLSGASYGPWAPPFPAYVPMPQNMPGEGLGHFFGAMRIDAFRPADEFKQHMDNWIQRFRKAKPAPGYDKVLIPGDPEREMEAVRMKHGIPVIASVVEDLRTTGEKFGVVLQR; the protein is encoded by the coding sequence ATGGAGCATGTTTTTTTTTACGGCGATCTTTTCAATTTTACTTACGCCGTTTTTAAAGCAATGGGTTGTGCCGACGCAGATGCACATACAGCAACAACAGCGCTTATAGCAGCAGATATACGCGGTATCGACAGCCATGGCGTAGCACGGCTTAGTGGTTATGTGCGCCTGTGGGAGGCAAAGCGCATCAATACCACGCCGCAAATAAAAGTGGTGCATGAAACACCTTCCACGGCTGTAGTTGATGGCGACCGGGGACTTGGTCTTGTTGTGGCACCAAAGGCCATGCAACTGGCCATTGACAAAGCAAAGAATGCAGGCACGGGCTGGGTTAGCGTAAAGAACAGTAACCATTTTGGAATTGCCGGCTACCATGCCATGATGGCCCTGCAACATGATATGGTCGGCATGGCTATGACCAATGCCAGTGCGCTTGTTGCACCCACCTTTAGTATTGAACGCATGTTGGGCACTAACCCCATAGCAGTGGCCATACCGGCAGGTACACAGCCTGCTTTTGTAGCAGATTTTGCTACCACCACCGCAGCCAATGGCAAGCTGGAAATACTGCAGCGCAAGCATGCCGATACACCAGTGGGTTGGGTACAGGATAAAGACGGCCATGCTTCGGTAGATGCAAACGCGTTGAAAACAGGCGGTGCATTGTTGCCGCTTGGCAGCGATCGCGAACACGGTTCTCATAAAGGCTATGCTTTGGGCAGCATCGTCGATATATTTTCTGCTGTGCTAAGTGGCGCAAGCTACGGGCCGTGGGCACCACCATTTCCTGCATACGTGCCCATGCCGCAAAACATGCCCGGCGAGGGTTTGGGACATTTTTTCGGCGCCATGCGCATTGATGCTTTCCGGCCGGCAGACGAATTTAAACAGCACATGGACAACTGGATACAGCGCTTCAGAAAAGCAAAGCCTGCACCCGGGTATGATAAAGTGCTGATACCCGGAGACCCCGAACGCGAAATGGAAGCTGTGCGCATGAAACATGGAATACCCGTCATAGCATCTGTAGTGGAAGATCTGCGTACAACGGGAGAGAAGTTTGGTGTTGTGTTGCAGAGATGA
- a CDS encoding AraC family transcriptional regulator, whose protein sequence is MQQLAGGQFFGETTKTLLLNGLTVTDTVYTHDKVDWHYHEHAYFTFILQGCVKEINKTETLTCTPGSLLFHNWQEPHYNLKAPVYTRGFHIEIEDRWMKQFLENTTLEGNRCISDPSVKLLFHKMFCESAMSDKESAIGIESLLLQAFSHLYLTSNNTGAHKPKWVNVIREILHDGYNDNISLTTLAGETGIHPAHLCRDFSKYFGCNISAYIRMLKVQRSFALLPLKKYSLANISYECGFADQSHFIKCFKMYTGLRPLAYRKLLH, encoded by the coding sequence ATGCAGCAATTAGCAGGTGGCCAGTTTTTTGGTGAGACGACAAAGACTTTATTGCTCAATGGCCTTACCGTTACAGATACTGTATATACGCACGACAAAGTTGACTGGCATTATCATGAGCATGCGTATTTTACTTTTATTTTACAGGGTTGCGTAAAGGAGATCAATAAAACCGAAACCCTTACCTGTACCCCAGGCTCACTGTTGTTTCACAACTGGCAGGAGCCACACTACAATCTGAAAGCGCCGGTATATACAAGGGGTTTTCATATAGAAATTGAAGATCGCTGGATGAAACAGTTTTTAGAGAACACTACACTAGAAGGCAACAGGTGCATCAGCGATCCGTCAGTAAAACTATTGTTTCACAAAATGTTCTGCGAATCAGCAATGAGTGATAAAGAATCTGCCATTGGTATTGAGAGCCTTTTGCTGCAAGCTTTTTCGCATTTATATTTAACAAGTAACAACACCGGTGCACACAAACCAAAGTGGGTAAATGTAATCAGGGAAATATTGCATGATGGTTATAATGACAATATCTCGTTGACAACACTTGCTGGTGAAACAGGCATACATCCGGCTCACCTCTGCCGGGATTTTTCGAAATATTTTGGCTGCAACATAAGCGCATATATAAGAATGTTGAAAGTGCAACGTTCCTTCGCCTTACTTCCTTTAAAAAAATATTCGCTTGCAAATATTTCATACGAATGTGGATTTGCAGACCAGAGCCACTTTATAAAGTGCTTTAAAATGTATACAGGTCTTCGCCCGCTGGCTTACAGAAAACTGCTTCATTGA
- a CDS encoding serine hydrolase domain-containing protein, with translation MRMPVLIWMMIFSVHCSFAQVDNIVTPSRILTDVHKNNIGRIIFTATFVNTDTISTEDFLTACKFTNKSDLFFTAFLGNSATNYLHGLAPNLPADELNKKGNYQFAFYIDGHHVHTSNLITGAPQAAVQDSATLISKPFIDNKRENSIWSQSLWNRFMYYGGDSALTEGKHLLRIELRVYIDTGKVLTSKLIASGDLPLIVNRKPTIDIAKIRLHKPAPYNGFHVSNDAFDTAGIKRLIANIHENVFRNITSIVVIKNSKLLIEEYFNGADRNTLHDTRSVGKSFSSTFMGMAVRDGLIQDESVPLKAFYSLKDYKNYSPAKESVTIKQLLTMSAGFDGDDSDPQSPGNEENMYPTNDWVRFTLDLPVNNSRPKASWHYFTAGVILLGDILNKKLPGGLGQYARTNFFLPLGITRYQWQYTPQHVPNTAGSLQLNTLDLAKYGQLYKNNGVWNGQQLVPAQWVKKTFTHQLPVTNRNGEYYGYLFWNRSFEVNGKSYEAYYCAGNGGNSVFIFKDLPLVIVVTAKAYGAYYAHDQVNKIVTDYLLPSVIR, from the coding sequence ATGAGAATGCCGGTGTTGATATGGATGATGATTTTTTCAGTTCACTGCAGCTTTGCCCAGGTAGACAATATCGTTACGCCTTCGCGTATATTGACTGACGTTCATAAGAACAATATTGGCCGTATTATCTTCACGGCAACATTTGTGAACACAGATACGATAAGTACGGAAGATTTTTTAACTGCCTGCAAATTCACCAATAAAAGCGATCTTTTCTTTACGGCGTTCCTGGGGAATTCGGCGACTAACTACCTGCACGGGCTTGCACCAAATTTGCCAGCAGATGAACTCAACAAGAAAGGAAACTACCAGTTTGCTTTTTATATTGACGGTCACCATGTGCATACCAGTAACCTTATTACGGGTGCCCCGCAGGCTGCTGTACAGGACAGTGCCACACTGATCAGCAAACCGTTTATTGATAATAAGAGAGAAAATTCCATCTGGAGCCAGTCTTTATGGAACAGGTTTATGTACTACGGCGGAGATAGTGCCTTAACAGAAGGGAAACATCTTTTACGAATAGAATTACGTGTATATATAGACACCGGCAAAGTTCTCACCAGCAAACTGATCGCTTCTGGAGATCTTCCGCTTATTGTAAACCGCAAACCGACGATTGACATTGCCAAAATCAGGTTACATAAACCTGCACCTTACAATGGCTTTCACGTGAGCAATGATGCTTTTGATACAGCAGGAATTAAACGATTGATCGCAAATATCCATGAGAATGTTTTCAGGAATATCACCAGCATTGTGGTAATAAAAAACAGTAAACTGCTTATCGAAGAATATTTCAATGGCGCAGACAGGAATACTTTGCACGATACACGATCTGTGGGCAAATCTTTCTCTTCCACTTTTATGGGAATGGCTGTCAGGGACGGGCTAATACAAGATGAGTCTGTACCACTGAAAGCTTTTTATAGTTTAAAGGATTACAAAAACTATAGCCCCGCAAAAGAGAGTGTTACCATTAAACAACTGCTGACCATGAGTGCCGGTTTCGACGGAGATGACAGCGATCCACAATCACCCGGTAACGAAGAAAACATGTATCCCACAAACGACTGGGTCAGGTTTACGCTTGATTTACCTGTAAATAATTCGCGGCCGAAAGCCTCGTGGCATTATTTCACCGCGGGTGTTATATTGCTCGGTGATATTCTGAACAAAAAGCTACCCGGCGGGCTCGGGCAGTATGCCCGTACAAATTTCTTTCTCCCGCTTGGTATCACCCGTTATCAATGGCAATACACACCGCAACATGTTCCCAACACTGCCGGCAGCCTGCAATTGAATACACTCGATCTTGCCAAGTATGGTCAATTGTATAAGAACAACGGCGTTTGGAATGGCCAACAACTTGTACCTGCCCAATGGGTGAAAAAAACGTTTACCCACCAGTTGCCTGTTACCAATCGTAACGGTGAATACTACGGTTATCTTTTCTGGAACAGGTCATTCGAAGTAAACGGAAAATCTTACGAAGCATATTACTGTGCCGGCAATGGCGGCAACAGTGTTTTTATCTTTAAAGACCTGCCGCTTGTTATTGTTGTTACTGCCAAAGCTTACGGTGCATATTATGCCCACGACCAGGTAAACAAAATTGTTACTGATTATCTCCTGCCATCAGTTATCAGGTAG
- the hutI gene encoding imidazolonepropionase — MQQLIINIGCLAGIQQNNTILRGAALATIQTITNAFLLVENGCIKQFGSMIEIELQQYTSAEIVDANGATILPAWCDSHTHLVFAASREEEFVDKLKGKTYAEIAAKGGGILNSAAKLQNVSENELYEKAAMRLSELIKLGTGAVEIKSGYGLTVAAELKMLRVIKRLKETFAQIPVKATFLGAHAFPAEFKNDHEGYIDLIINEMLPGIAKENLADYIDVFCEQGFFSVDEMIRVCNAGADYGLKPKLHVNQLNSIGGIQAAVELKAVSVDHLETMTDNDVQVLANSNTIGTLLPTAAFFLRMQYQPARQLIDSGCAIALASDFNPGSSPSGNMNFVVALSCIQMKMLPAEAINAATQNAAFAMEVQNEMGSITAGKKANLIFTKPITSIDYLPYAFGSDLIDRVMIAGSFV; from the coding sequence ATGCAACAGCTTATCATCAATATCGGTTGCCTCGCCGGTATACAGCAAAATAATACCATACTGCGTGGTGCTGCGCTGGCAACAATACAAACCATCACGAATGCATTTTTGCTTGTAGAGAACGGTTGTATAAAACAATTTGGCAGCATGATCGAAATTGAGTTGCAGCAATATACCAGTGCAGAAATTGTTGATGCAAATGGTGCCACCATTTTGCCCGCCTGGTGCGACAGCCATACACACCTCGTATTTGCTGCCAGCAGGGAAGAAGAATTTGTTGATAAGTTAAAAGGTAAGACTTATGCTGAAATTGCGGCCAAAGGTGGCGGCATATTAAACTCTGCTGCAAAATTGCAAAACGTTTCAGAAAATGAGTTGTATGAAAAAGCAGCGATGCGTTTAAGCGAGCTCATTAAACTTGGTACGGGTGCTGTTGAAATAAAAAGTGGTTATGGTTTAACGGTAGCTGCAGAACTGAAAATGCTGCGCGTTATAAAAAGGCTGAAAGAAACATTTGCACAAATACCTGTAAAAGCAACTTTTCTTGGCGCTCACGCTTTTCCTGCAGAATTTAAAAATGACCACGAGGGTTACATAGATCTTATTATAAACGAAATGTTGCCTGGTATAGCCAAAGAAAACCTCGCAGATTATATTGATGTATTTTGCGAGCAGGGTTTCTTTAGTGTAGATGAAATGATACGTGTATGTAATGCCGGTGCAGACTACGGGTTAAAACCTAAATTGCATGTAAACCAGCTAAACAGTATTGGCGGCATACAGGCTGCAGTTGAGCTGAAGGCTGTCTCTGTCGATCATCTCGAAACAATGACTGATAATGATGTACAGGTTTTGGCAAACAGTAACACGATCGGAACATTGTTGCCCACGGCCGCATTTTTTTTGCGCATGCAATACCAGCCTGCAAGACAGTTAATAGACAGCGGCTGCGCAATAGCACTTGCTTCTGATTTTAACCCCGGCTCATCTCCAAGTGGCAATATGAACTTTGTAGTAGCGCTGAGTTGCATACAAATGAAAATGTTGCCTGCCGAAGCCATTAATGCAGCTACACAAAATGCAGCTTTTGCCATGGAAGTACAGAACGAAATGGGTAGTATAACCGCTGGTAAAAAAGCGAATTTAATTTTTACAAAACCGATCACATCTATAGACTACCTGCCATATGCTTTTGGGTCTGATCTTATAGATCGCGTAATGATTGCAGGCAGCTTTGTATAG
- a CDS encoding L-serine ammonia-lyase → MPHESISVFDMFKIGVGPSSSHTLGPWRAALRFLDTLQAGYRLEDVLDVQVLLYGSLAKTGKGHGTDIAVILGLCGDDPVTIDVNSITPKIQDINTTNKMLLAGKVTIDFEPVTDVAFLFSESLPFHPNGLTFLAQFNNGDSISETYYSIGGGFVVKEGEGNNRDASVELPFPVNTANDLLHWCIKTGLSIHEVVMENEHAWRGEQSTKDGVLQIWQTMRACMYRGCHNKGELPGGLHVRRRAFDLNKKLIGGQSYNNYESWIEAIRNGGNSFQYILDWVSCFALAVNEENAAFGRVVTAPTNGAAGVIPAVLQYFIVFCNGYDESRIINFLLTASEIGSIFKKGATISAAMGGCQAEIGVSSAMAAAALTESLGGTQKQAMMAAEIAMEHHLGLTCDPIGGLVQVPCIERNTMGAIKAITASQLALQSTPDYAKVSLDKVIKTMWDTALDMNSKYKETADGGLAVNIPISLSEC, encoded by the coding sequence ATGCCGCACGAAAGTATTTCCGTATTTGATATGTTTAAAATCGGCGTGGGTCCTTCCAGCTCCCACACTCTCGGCCCGTGGCGTGCAGCGTTGCGTTTTTTAGATACACTTCAGGCTGGTTACAGGCTGGAAGACGTACTCGATGTACAGGTATTGCTCTACGGCTCCCTCGCTAAAACGGGCAAAGGTCATGGTACCGATATAGCTGTGATACTCGGTTTGTGCGGTGATGACCCGGTAACGATTGACGTTAACAGTATAACCCCTAAAATACAGGACATAAATACCACCAACAAAATGCTGCTGGCCGGAAAGGTGACTATTGACTTTGAGCCTGTAACGGATGTGGCTTTCCTGTTCTCTGAAAGCCTGCCTTTTCATCCCAACGGATTAACTTTTTTGGCGCAGTTCAACAATGGTGACAGTATAAGTGAAACATATTATTCTATTGGCGGCGGATTTGTGGTAAAAGAAGGTGAGGGAAATAACAGGGATGCCAGTGTAGAACTGCCATTCCCGGTTAATACAGCTAATGATCTGCTACACTGGTGTATTAAAACAGGCTTATCTATACATGAGGTGGTAATGGAAAATGAACATGCATGGCGTGGCGAACAATCTACAAAAGACGGCGTACTACAGATATGGCAGACCATGAGAGCGTGCATGTACCGGGGCTGCCATAATAAAGGTGAGCTGCCGGGTGGTTTGCATGTAAGAAGAAGGGCTTTCGACCTGAATAAAAAACTTATTGGCGGACAGTCTTATAACAACTATGAAAGCTGGATTGAGGCCATCAGGAATGGCGGGAACAGTTTTCAGTATATTTTGGACTGGGTTAGTTGTTTTGCATTGGCAGTTAATGAAGAGAATGCGGCTTTTGGACGGGTAGTTACGGCACCTACCAATGGTGCAGCCGGCGTTATTCCTGCCGTATTGCAGTACTTCATCGTGTTCTGCAATGGTTATGACGAAAGCAGGATCATCAATTTCCTGCTTACCGCCTCGGAGATCGGCAGCATTTTTAAAAAAGGTGCTACCATTTCTGCAGCCATGGGTGGTTGCCAGGCTGAAATCGGTGTATCTTCTGCAATGGCGGCTGCAGCATTAACGGAAAGTCTTGGCGGCACTCAAAAACAGGCCATGATGGCAGCGGAAATAGCGATGGAACACCATCTTGGTTTAACGTGCGACCCTATTGGCGGGCTGGTACAGGTGCCGTGTATTGAACGTAATACAATGGGTGCCATAAAAGCGATAACGGCCAGCCAGCTTGCCTTACAGAGTACGCCGGATTATGCCAAAGTAAGCCTTGATAAAGTAATTAAAACCATGTGGGATACGGCACTTGATATGAACAGTAAATACAAGGAAACTGCTGATGGTGGTCTTGCTGTTAACATCCCGATAAGCCTGAGTGAATGTTAG